The Candidatus Jidaibacter acanthamoeba genome segment GTAAGGCCTTTCCATTGTACTAAATTAGTCAGATTTACAATCGGAGGTAATGGTAAGTTGCTTCCGTACAGTACATAACTTACTCCACCCCCATTATTTATTATTCCTTGAGGTGCACTTATAACAATATCATCCAGGCCGTCACCGTTCATATCACCGGCACCGCTTACCGACATACCTAAAGAACTTCCTTTCTCTTTATCATCTCCGATAATTGCAAAACCATTACTACCGTCAAGATCAGAAACATTTATAGTGGAAGGAAAGCCGGATTTGCTGCCGAATACTACATAACCTTCCCCTAGCTGGTTATTTTTACCGGGAGCTCCTATAATTATATCATGCAAACCATCTCCATTTATATCGCCTGCTCCGCTTACTGAAAAGCCTAACGCGTCGCTTGAGTTTTCTCCAATTATTTGAAAACCATTACTACCGTTAAGATTAGAAACACTAAGTTTAGAAGAGAATTTAGAATCTTTTCCAAAAATGACATAAGCTTTACCTGCATATTTATTTGCAGCCTGAGCTCCTACAATTATATCATTTATACCGTCACCGTTGACATCTCCCGCACTGCTTATTTGCCAACCTAATTCACCGTTATCATCGCCAATTAATTTAAACCCGTTTTTTCCGTTAAGGGAAGATAAGTAGAAGGGGTTATTTAATGAAGTCATATTATTATCCTCATATTAAAGGTTTGTTGTTAACTTTTCTTGAAATATGAAAAAGTTATAAGCTTAGTTTAATTAAATAATGTTCATAATCCATATAAATAATGTTACAATAACTAAATCGCTATTAATTTTTTATTTTAAATTATTGTTAACTTATTATTATTCCTTATTATCACATGTTGTGGTTTCAGTCGGTAGGAATGTCTGTGCGGCCTTGTTGCTCAGATAGGGATTAGAGGTAGAAATTAACAAAAGACTTAAAGAATTAAAATAAGAAAGCTAATATTCGGTCGTTAATTTGACCACTATGTATTATATATTCACCAAGGTTTAACTTCTTCGCTACATCTAATAAATGTACCATCATTTCTTACCAGATTTGATACCCTATTATTTAACTCCCCTTTTTTACTTTTAGGGTTTTGTTCAAGCACTATACTTGTTACTGCAAGCTCTAATGCTCTATCTCCTAAAAACTCTAAACGCTCATTAGTTTTTTGATGCTGCTGTTGTGATGAC includes the following:
- a CDS encoding ribonuclease III domain-containing protein codes for the protein MKATRNNRDFIEPGKFSILERELKYKFNDKALLIEALTKTVANDTKSSQQQHQKTNERLEFLGDRALELAVTSIVLEQNPKSKKGELNNRVSNLVRNDGTFIRCSEEVKPW